The Erpetoichthys calabaricus chromosome 5, fErpCal1.3, whole genome shotgun sequence genome has a segment encoding these proteins:
- the lrrtm1 gene encoding leucine-rich repeat transmembrane neuronal protein 1 has translation MLMDFLLIGLYLKWLLRKPPGLILCTLGIVLKMFPIVESVCPKLCRCDGRLLYCESLNLTDMPHNLSGIMGLSMRYNSLTELHDGQFVGLVQLTWLYLDHNHINLVEENAFHKLRRVKELILSSNKIETLPNTTFRPMPNLRHVDLSYNNLQALEPDLFHGLRKLTTLHLRSNALKFVPVRIFQDCRSMQFLDLGYNQLQSLARNSFAGLFKLTELHLEHNELVKVNLAHFPRLISLRTLYMSRNKATIMVNTLDWTWNFLEKIDLSGNEIEYIEPHVFETVPNLKVLLMDSNRLTYIDQRILDSWTSLTSISLSGNIWDCSRNVCSLASWLSNFQGQHDNSLLCATPEYAQGEDVLDAVYAFQLCEDSTDATTYTDTVTMTKNDNRVHSNGGPTANPFNLGDLEKETVTGIFTVTQLHDHHENTMQIHKVVTGTMALIFSFLIVVLMLYVSWKCFPASLRHMRQCFTSQRRKQKQKQTMQQMAAMSAQEYYVDYKPNHIEGALVIINEYGSCSCHQQPSRECEV, from the coding sequence ATGCTGATGGATTTCCTTCTTATCGGTCTCTATCTAAAGTGGCTGCTGAGGAAGCCCCCGGGATTGATACTGTGCACGCTGggcattgttttaaaaatgttcccCATTGTGGAGAGTGTATGTCCCAAGCTTTGCCGGTGCGATGGCAGGCTATTATACTGCGAGTCTTTGAATCTGACAGACATGCCTCACAACCTTTCTGGGATCATGGGCTTGTCTATGCGCTACAACAGCCTCACCGAGCTGCATGACGGACAATTTGTGGGGCTGGTGCAGCTCACATGGCTGTACCTGGACCACAATCACATCAACTTGGTGGAGGAAAATGCCTTCCACAAGCTGCGCAGGGTAAAAGAGCTCATTCTCAGCTCCAACAAGATAGAGACCCTCCCCAACACCACTTTTAGACCCATGCCCAACCTGCGTCATGTGGATTTATCGTATAATAACCTACAGGCATTGGAGCCAGACCTTTTCCATGGCCTTAGGAAGCTCACCACGCTGCACTTGCGGTCCAATGCCCTCAAGTTTGTGCCAGTGAGGATATTTCAGGACTGCCGTAGCATGCAGTTTTTGGACTTGGGCTACAACCAGCTGCAGAGCTTGGCTCGCAACTCTTTTGCAGGATTGTTTAAGCTGACTGAGCTGCACCTAGAGCACAATGAACTTGTAAAAGTAAACCTTGCTCACTTCCCCAGGCTCATTTCCCTCAGAACCCTCTACATGAGTAGGAATAAAGCAACTATCATGGTTAACACTCTTGACTGGACTTGGAATTTCCTGGAGAAAATTGACCTTTCGGGAAATGAGATCGAATACATCGAACCTCATGTCTTTGAAACGGTGCCTAACCTGAAGGTCCTCCTAATGGATTCCAACAGGCTCACTTACATTGATCAAAGAATCTTAGATTCGTGGACCTCCCTCACCAGCATTAGTCTGTCTGGAAACATATGGGACTGCAGCAGAAATGTCTGCTCGTTGGCCTCTTGGTTAAGCAACTTCCAAGGCCAGCATGACAACAGTTTGCTCTGTGCCACTCCTGAGTATGCACAAGGAGAGGATGTTCTAGATGCTGTCTATGCATTCCAGCTCTGTGAAGATTCCACAGATGCCACGACTTACACCGATACAGTTACCATGACCAAGAATGACAACAGGGTTCATAGCAATGGTGGACCTACTGCCAACCCCTTCAACTTAGGGGATTTAGAAAAAGAAACGGTGACAGGCATATTTACGGTAACCCAACTGCACGACCATCATGAAAACACTATGCAGATTCACAAGGTGGTCACAGGGACGATGGcgctcattttttcttttcttattgtgGTTTTAATGCTGTATGTTTCCTGGAAGTGCTTTCCGGCTAGTCTCAGGCACATGCGGCAGTGCTTCACTTCACAACGACGCaagcagaaacagaaacagacCATGCAGCAAATGGCTGCCATGTCAGCCCAGGAGTACTATGTCGATTACAAACCCAATCATATTGAGGGGGCCCTGGTCATCATTAATGAGTATGGATCTTGCTCCTGCCACCAACAGCCATCAAGAGAGTGCGAAGTGTGA